One region of Phycisphaerales bacterium genomic DNA includes:
- a CDS encoding N-6 DNA methylase, producing MAKRNHLNGDSALLIPELKTPKEAFRDLRNYLAGQHVGATRDDSLLEELLKCLFCKLYAEMGRTGELLADLEPFTLAKQVRGIFAKVRKDFPDLYTKDTEILLAPDAIAEVMRQCAFSLVDASTDPIGDAFEVFVGSESRGRAGQFFTPRPVTDLLVEAVDPKPGETIIDPACGAGGFLTSAARHFLDKGVKPSELGALVSNHLYGIDKDEYLTKLARLHVALLTTGHPRIHCADSVSLQNGSAHFRSELPAEGFDVLLTNPPFGVRIVAARPDVLRTFSLARKWRRDPETNRWVPTGELQSQVPPQVLFLERSLSLLKEGGRLGMVLPESILSNKSYRHVMEFLSDAAEVEAVIGMPDALFKTSGKGGTHTKTCLLVATKRTERVKRKPSIFMAEAKWCGHDSRARVIPHNDLPKIAANLKAYRAKRNLPASTLGFLVDRENIVDNVLCPRYYDPQIVIELASLERTHDLVRFGDLVKRGVLSIATGDELGKLAYGTGDIPFIRTSDISNWEIKADPKHGVDRRTFERIRSKQDVRAYDLLMVKDGTYLVGTCAIVTPNDRELIYQSHIYKIRVNDNEGLVDPFLLLAILSSPVVQRQIRSKQFTQDIIDSLGDRIHELVLPIPKDAKTRESVTEMVKTASRKRVEARELARDARLAVAGAG from the coding sequence ATGGCGAAGCGAAACCACCTGAACGGCGACTCCGCCCTGCTAATTCCCGAACTGAAGACCCCCAAGGAAGCGTTCCGGGATCTGCGGAACTATCTCGCGGGGCAGCATGTTGGCGCCACGCGCGATGACTCGCTGTTGGAAGAACTGCTCAAATGTCTGTTCTGCAAGCTCTATGCGGAGATGGGGCGGACGGGCGAACTGCTGGCGGACCTCGAACCGTTCACGCTCGCGAAGCAAGTTCGCGGGATCTTCGCCAAGGTTCGGAAGGACTTCCCCGACCTGTATACTAAGGACACTGAGATCCTGCTGGCGCCTGATGCCATTGCTGAAGTGATGCGACAGTGCGCGTTCTCGTTGGTCGACGCGTCGACTGATCCGATCGGCGATGCTTTCGAGGTGTTCGTCGGTAGCGAATCGAGGGGTCGCGCCGGCCAGTTCTTCACTCCACGGCCCGTGACTGACCTGCTGGTGGAAGCGGTAGATCCCAAGCCAGGCGAAACCATCATCGATCCCGCATGCGGCGCCGGCGGGTTTCTCACTTCAGCGGCGCGCCATTTTCTCGACAAGGGCGTGAAGCCGAGCGAGCTGGGAGCCTTGGTCTCCAACCACTTGTACGGCATCGATAAGGACGAGTACCTCACGAAGTTGGCGAGGCTCCATGTCGCTCTGCTAACCACGGGACACCCGAGGATTCATTGCGCGGACAGCGTCTCGCTGCAGAATGGAAGCGCACATTTTCGGAGCGAACTTCCCGCTGAGGGATTCGATGTGCTGCTGACGAATCCGCCATTCGGAGTCCGCATCGTTGCCGCCCGACCTGACGTCCTTCGGACCTTCAGTTTGGCTCGCAAATGGCGACGTGATCCGGAGACGAACCGGTGGGTACCGACGGGCGAGCTTCAGTCGCAGGTACCGCCGCAGGTGCTATTCTTGGAACGAAGCCTGTCACTGCTCAAGGAAGGCGGCCGGCTCGGCATGGTGTTGCCTGAGAGCATCCTGTCAAACAAGTCCTATCGCCATGTCATGGAGTTTCTGTCGGATGCCGCAGAGGTCGAAGCGGTGATTGGCATGCCGGACGCTCTGTTCAAGACGTCTGGCAAGGGGGGTACCCATACAAAAACGTGCTTGCTCGTCGCCACCAAGCGGACGGAGCGGGTGAAGCGGAAGCCTTCGATCTTCATGGCTGAGGCGAAGTGGTGTGGGCACGACTCGCGCGCCCGCGTCATTCCACATAATGATCTGCCGAAAATCGCGGCCAACCTGAAGGCGTACCGGGCGAAGAGGAATCTTCCTGCATCCACGCTCGGCTTCCTGGTTGACAGGGAGAACATCGTGGACAATGTGCTGTGTCCGCGGTACTACGACCCACAGATCGTCATCGAACTGGCTTCCTTAGAACGCACGCACGATCTAGTGCGATTTGGCGATCTCGTCAAACGCGGGGTACTGTCCATTGCCACCGGCGACGAACTTGGCAAACTCGCTTATGGCACGGGCGACATTCCGTTTATCCGCACATCGGATATCAGCAATTGGGAGATCAAGGCCGATCCCAAGCACGGAGTGGATCGGAGGACGTTTGAGCGGATTAGGAGCAAACAGGATGTCCGGGCCTATGACCTACTTATGGTGAAGGATGGCACCTACCTGGTCGGCACCTGCGCCATCGTGACGCCGAATGATCGAGAGTTGATCTACCAGAGCCATATTTACAAGATCCGGGTGAACGATAATGAAGGCCTCGTCGACCCCTTTTTGTTGCTGGCCATCCTGAGCTCCCCCGTCGTTCAGCGCCAGATCCGTTCAAAGCAGTTCACCCAGGACATCATCGACAGTCTCGGTGACCGGATTCACGAGCTGGTTCTGCCGATACCCAAAGACGCGAAGACGCGGGAAAGCGTGACCGAGATGGTCAAGACCGCGTCACGAAAGCGTGTTGAAGCACGGGAACTTGCCCGCGATGCTCGACTCGCGGTGGCCGGCGCCGGGTAA
- a CDS encoding tetratricopeptide repeat protein produces the protein MNPAVNRTLLIAALGCMMMGSGCAAPRPAGPYQSVSAAQRDSMRAQRLTAEAADLTGSDPQRAEDLLREALTADLYHGPAHNNLGVIHLQRGQLYEAANEFEWARKLMPGHPDPRLNLALTLERAGRIDEALAACESALQVYPGHTAATEALVRLQLRHGRADERTTDLLAEIAIRGETEHWRQWARARLALRAE, from the coding sequence ATGAACCCCGCCGTCAATCGAACACTCCTGATCGCCGCGCTCGGGTGCATGATGATGGGCAGCGGATGCGCGGCTCCGCGCCCCGCCGGTCCGTACCAGAGCGTCTCCGCCGCGCAGCGCGACTCGATGCGCGCCCAAAGGCTCACAGCGGAGGCGGCGGATCTGACCGGTTCCGATCCGCAGCGGGCGGAGGATTTGCTGCGCGAAGCCCTCACCGCTGACCTCTACCACGGCCCGGCGCACAACAACCTCGGCGTCATTCACCTGCAGCGCGGGCAGCTCTACGAAGCCGCGAACGAATTCGAGTGGGCCCGCAAACTCATGCCCGGCCACCCCGATCCGCGGCTCAACCTGGCGCTGACGCTCGAGCGCGCCGGCCGCATCGATGAGGCGCTGGCCGCGTGCGAGTCGGCCCTGCAGGTCTACCCCGGGCACACGGCGGCGACCGAGGCGCTCGTCCGTCTCCAACTCCGCCACGGCCGCGCCGATGAGCGGACGACGGATCTGCTTGCTGAGATTGCCATTCGCGGCGAGACCGAGCATTGGCGACAGTGGGCCCGAGCCCGGCTTGCGCTCAGAGCCGAGTGA
- a CDS encoding ABC transporter ATP-binding protein codes for MSAPASSPSPAIETRRLTKIYGSGNTEVTALRDVTFTLNRGEVVALLGPSGSGKSTLLGIVGLINAPTRGEVILDGTPVYRDSRVLVDVRRYRRERIGFVFQKSNLIPFLSARENVQVALEIAGVRGSAARRRAMELLETLGLADRAHHLPRALSGGQQQRIAIARALANRPSLMLADEPTAALDGERGRQVMQLFRDLGHQHGAGVLVVTHDHRALDVFDRVLEMEDGALRAQPEIAAPIAPH; via the coding sequence ATGAGCGCGCCCGCCTCCTCGCCTTCTCCAGCGATCGAAACCCGCCGGCTCACGAAGATCTACGGAAGCGGCAACACCGAGGTGACAGCCCTGCGCGACGTGACCTTCACGCTCAACCGCGGCGAGGTCGTGGCGCTGCTGGGCCCGAGCGGCTCGGGCAAGTCCACGTTGCTGGGCATCGTCGGACTGATCAATGCGCCGACGCGGGGCGAAGTCATCCTCGACGGCACGCCGGTCTACCGCGATTCGCGCGTGCTCGTGGACGTGCGCCGCTACCGCCGCGAGCGCATCGGCTTTGTCTTCCAGAAGTCCAACCTGATACCCTTCCTCTCGGCGCGCGAGAACGTGCAGGTCGCGCTGGAGATCGCGGGCGTCAGAGGCAGCGCGGCCCGCCGCCGCGCCATGGAACTGCTCGAAACGCTCGGCCTGGCCGACCGCGCGCATCACCTGCCCAGGGCGCTCTCCGGCGGCCAGCAGCAGCGCATCGCCATCGCCCGTGCCCTGGCCAACCGACCCAGCCTCATGCTCGCCGACGAACCCACCGCCGCGCTCGACGGTGAGCGCGGCAGGCAGGTCATGCAACTCTTCCGCGATCTCGGCCACCAACACGGCGCGGGCGTCCTCGTCGTCACCCACGACCATCGCGCGCTCGATGTCTTTGATCGCGTCCTGGAGATGGAGGATGGCGCACTCCGCGCCCAGCCGGAGATCGCCGCGCCGATCGCCCCACACTGA
- a CDS encoding efflux RND transporter periplasmic adaptor subunit has translation MIRTLARRTIFAALVAAAVLALLWQVRWRAVPVEGFEVQARELMVETMGTGTLESRVSSTVSARIQGRIVELAVDQGDAVEAGRVLVRLDDLDLTRQIDVAAAVVEVNRAALNRIESDRQRAEAVLAQARLEHQQVIDTFARGASSPTERDRVIERLAIAEAELARADAAIVEARAALAASERSLDLQRAQLDDTVIRSPLSGLVVRRDREVGDIVVPGSSILRLIETGTLWVSAWVDETAMAALHVDQPARIVFRSEPDREYRGHVARLGREVDPELREFIVEVVVDELPAAWAVGQRAEVYITTDRAPQALAIPAEYLFAREGVGGVWVNEEGRAQWRLCETGLRGRAFVEITRGLEAGDVVLRPADVAAERMLRAGRKVALQ, from the coding sequence ATGATCAGAACACTGGCCCGCCGAACCATCTTCGCCGCCCTCGTTGCGGCGGCCGTGCTCGCGCTGCTCTGGCAGGTCCGATGGCGCGCCGTTCCGGTGGAGGGGTTCGAAGTACAGGCACGTGAACTCATGGTCGAGACGATGGGCACGGGAACGCTCGAGTCGCGGGTCTCAAGCACCGTCTCCGCGAGGATTCAGGGCCGAATCGTCGAACTGGCCGTCGATCAGGGCGATGCCGTCGAAGCCGGACGGGTACTCGTGCGTCTGGACGATCTTGACCTCACGCGGCAAATCGACGTGGCCGCAGCCGTCGTCGAAGTAAATCGCGCTGCGCTCAATCGCATCGAGAGCGATCGGCAGCGGGCTGAGGCGGTGCTCGCTCAGGCCCGGCTGGAGCACCAGCAGGTGATCGACACCTTTGCTCGAGGCGCATCATCGCCAACAGAGCGCGATCGCGTCATCGAGCGACTTGCCATCGCCGAGGCGGAACTGGCGCGGGCGGATGCAGCGATCGTCGAGGCCCGGGCCGCGCTGGCCGCCTCAGAGCGCTCGCTCGACCTGCAGCGCGCCCAACTGGACGACACGGTGATTCGCAGCCCGCTTTCGGGCCTGGTCGTTCGGCGTGATCGTGAGGTCGGCGACATCGTTGTGCCGGGATCTTCCATTCTCCGCCTGATCGAAACCGGGACGCTCTGGGTGTCGGCGTGGGTGGACGAGACGGCGATGGCGGCGCTGCACGTCGATCAACCGGCGCGGATCGTCTTCCGCTCCGAGCCGGACCGCGAGTACCGCGGGCACGTGGCGCGACTCGGCCGCGAAGTTGATCCGGAACTGCGCGAGTTCATCGTCGAGGTCGTCGTCGACGAGTTGCCCGCCGCCTGGGCGGTCGGCCAGCGCGCCGAGGTCTATATCACGACCGATCGCGCTCCGCAGGCGCTCGCCATTCCGGCGGAATACCTGTTCGCCCGCGAAGGGGTCGGCGGCGTGTGGGTGAATGAAGAGGGGCGGGCGCAGTGGCGGCTGTGCGAGACCGGTCTGCGCGGTCGCGCGTTCGTCGAGATCACGCGCGGCCTCGAAGCCGGGGATGTGGTTCTGCGACCCGCCGATGTCGCGGCCGAACGAATGCTCCGCGCCGGCCGGAAGGTGGCGCTGCAATGA
- a CDS encoding hydrolase, with the protein MSRAAFRGTWWLPGGHGQTIWPLLAGRVRLDARCERLDLPDGDFVRLDWVGRAGPIVVILPGLQGDMKSSYVRRLLRQCERRGWRGVLLNYRGRGEPNRFPHSYHCGMTSDLHYLVHHLRQREPHTPIATVGYSVGANICLKWLGESGQRGDSLPVVAAVGVSAPFHLGVVAGRIGRGLSRVYQWYLLRSLRRDILRKLQLMDLGLPLDRGALRRIRTFSVFDRCVSAPLNGFKDAEDYYARTRTDVLLRHVNVPTLLLHARNDPLVPTHVIPEPGEMSDKVTLELMRSGGHMGFIGGRWPWAPRFWLDQRVPEYLAGFFTSAASIAPS; encoded by the coding sequence ATGAGTCGCGCCGCCTTCAGGGGCACTTGGTGGCTGCCCGGCGGGCACGGACAGACGATCTGGCCGCTGCTCGCTGGCCGTGTCCGCCTTGACGCGCGCTGCGAGCGCCTCGATCTGCCCGATGGCGACTTCGTCCGGCTGGACTGGGTGGGGCGCGCCGGGCCGATCGTGGTCATTCTCCCCGGCCTGCAAGGGGACATGAAATCCTCCTACGTCCGGCGTCTGCTGCGACAGTGCGAGCGGCGCGGATGGCGCGGCGTGCTGCTGAACTACCGCGGACGCGGCGAGCCGAACCGCTTTCCGCACAGTTACCACTGTGGCATGACGAGCGATCTGCACTACCTCGTGCATCACCTGCGTCAGCGCGAACCGCACACGCCGATCGCGACGGTGGGGTATTCCGTCGGCGCAAACATATGCCTGAAGTGGCTCGGCGAGAGCGGTCAGCGCGGCGATTCGCTTCCGGTGGTCGCGGCCGTGGGGGTGTCGGCGCCATTTCACCTCGGCGTCGTGGCCGGGCGGATCGGGCGCGGCCTGTCGCGCGTATACCAGTGGTACCTGCTGCGCAGCCTCCGCCGCGACATTCTGCGGAAACTGCAGTTGATGGACCTCGGCCTGCCGCTCGATCGCGGGGCACTGCGCCGCATCCGAACCTTCTCGGTCTTTGACCGATGCGTCAGCGCGCCGCTCAACGGGTTTAAGGATGCGGAGGACTACTACGCCCGCACGCGCACGGATGTGCTGCTGCGGCACGTCAACGTCCCGACGCTGCTGCTTCACGCGCGCAATGATCCGCTCGTGCCGACCCATGTGATTCCCGAGCCGGGTGAGATGTCCGACAAGGTGACGCTTGAGTTGATGCGCAGCGGAGGGCACATGGGGTTCATCGGCGGCCGCTGGCCTTGGGCGCCGCGCTTCTGGCTCGACCAGCGCGTGCCCGAATATCTCGCCGGGTTCTTCACATCCGCCGCATCAATCGCGCCGTCGTGA